A portion of the Lolium rigidum isolate FL_2022 chromosome 1, APGP_CSIRO_Lrig_0.1, whole genome shotgun sequence genome contains these proteins:
- the LOC124708869 gene encoding protein EXORDIUM-like 2 produces MDESRRASFLPLLCLFFLLVAAAAPGCAAYNPRMLFLVKPDPIVLQDHHGTLLTGNLTVNILYYGRFAPSQRAIVADFVRSVSAPAPRAAQAGPSVASWWRVTSLYRGGGARLILGRQLLDERMSLGRSLSLENVTALAKAAGHHRDAITAVLTAPDVLVDPFCMFRCGVHDHASAGAHGRARYTYLWAGNPAKQCPGQCAWPFARPVYGPPMPPLVSPSGDVGMDGVVISLAALLAGTVTNPYGDGYYQGDLGMEAATACTGIFGSGAYPGYPGTLLKDPATGASYNAVGLGGRKYLLPALWDPTTSKCRTLV; encoded by the coding sequence ATGGATGAGTCCAGGAGGGCGTCGTTCCTGCCACTTCtctgcctcttcttcctccttgtcgcCGCCGCGGCGCCCGGGTGTGCGGCGTACAACCCGCGCATGCTGTTCCTGGTGAAGCCCGACCCGATCGTGCTCCAGGACCACCACGGCACGCTGCTCACGGGGAACCTCACCGTCAACATCCTCTACTACGGCCGCTTCGCCCCGTCGCAGCGCGCCATCGTCGCCGACTTCGTCCGCTCGGTCTCTGCGCCGGCGCCCCGTGCCGCCCAGGCCGGCCCGTCCGTGGCGTCCTGGTGGCGCGTCACCTCGCTGTACCGCGGCGGGGGCGCGCGCCTGATTCTCGGCCGGCAGCTCCTCGACGAGCGCATGTCGCTCGGCCGGTCCCTCTCGCTGGAGAACGTCACGGCGCTGGCGAAGGCCGCGGGGCACCACCGCGACGCCATCACGGCCGTTCTCACGGCGCCCGACGTCCTCGTGGACCCCTTCTGCATGTTCCGGTGCGGCGTCCACGACCACGCAAGCGCCGGCGCGCACGGCAGAGCGCGGTATACCTACCTGTGGGCGGGCAACCCGGCCAAGCAGTGCCCGGGCCAGTGCGCGTGGCCGTTCGCGAGGCCCGTGTACGGGCCACCGATGCCGCCGCTCGTGTCGCCGAGCGGCGACGTCGGCATGGACGGCGTGGTGATCAGCCTCGCCGCGCTGCTCGCCGGCACGGTGACCAACCCCTACGGGGACGGGTACTACCAGGGCGACTTGGGCATGGAGGCCGCGACGGCGTGCACCGGCATCTTCGGCAGCGGCGCTTACCCCGGCTACCCGGGGACGCTACTCAAGGATCCTGCCACCGGCGCGAGCTACAACGCCGTCGGGCTGGGCGGGAGGAAGTACCTGCTCCCGGCGCTGTGGGACCCGACGACGTCCAAGTGCAGGACGCTTGTGTAG
- the LOC124674346 gene encoding serine/threonine-protein phosphatase 2A activator-like, whose product MSNPDSTSSSTPPPSHAAHIHTPLCRSCGAPAAAPTPAPWSGDSPPPAYRPIRMPAINAPTNTAAIVLSPVPQPLPVPAAAPPFAFHPPTKRITSPDDIARFHASTHGRHFLGFVASLSASVHGRKLSDPLPSPPSPAVSALLDLISALSAFVASTPPLPHSSRYGNPAFRLWHEKLAHSVNDLISPIIATATAASPSTLAGAEVELAPYLLDSFGNGSRIDYGTGHETNFTAFLYCLARLGLIAEDDFPAVVLRVFAAYLDLMRTLQDTYLLEPAGSHGVWGLDDYHFLPFVFGAAQLIDHKYMKPKSIHNPDILENFSKEYMYLACVMYVKKVKKGPFAEHSPMLDDISGVPHWKKVNSGLLKMYKAEVLEKVPIMQHFLFGSLIKWED is encoded by the coding sequence ATGTCCAACCCCGATTCGACCTCGTCTTCCACCCCGCCTCCCTCCCACGCCGCCCACATCCACACCCCGCTCTGCCGTTCCTGCGGCGCGCCCGCCGCGGCGCCCACCCCCGCCCCCTGGTCCGGGGACTCCCCGCCGCCCGCCTACCGCCCCATCCGCATGCCCGCCATAAACGCGCCCaccaacaccgccgccatcgtcctCTCCCCGGTCCCGCAGCCCCTCCCGgtacccgccgccgcgccgcccttcGCCTTCCACCCACCCACCAAACGCATCACCTCCCCCGACGACATCGCCCGCTTCCACGCCTCCACCCACGGCCGCCACTTCCTCGGCTTCGtcgcctcgctctccgcctccgtcCACGGCCGCAAGCTCTCCGACCCGCTCCCGTCCCCGCCCTCCCCCGCGGTCTCCGCGCTCCTCGACCTCATCTCCGCGCTCTCCGCCTTCGTCGCCTCCACCCCGCCGCTCCCACACAGCTCCCGCTACGGCAACCCCGCCTTCCGCCTCTGGCACGAGAAGCTCGCCCACTCCGTCAACGACCTCATCTCCCCAataatcgccaccgccaccgccgcgtcCCCGTCAACCCTCGCCGGCGCCGAGGTCGAGCTCGCGCCGTACCTGCTCGACTCCTTCGGCAACGGCTCCCGCATCGACTACGGCACGGGGCACGAGACCAACTTCACCGCCTTCCTCTACTGCCTGGCGCGCCTCGGGCTCATCGCCGAGGACGATTTCCCCGCCGTCGTGCTGCGGGTGTTCGCTGCCTACCTCGACCTCATGCGCACGCTGCAGGACACCTACCTGCTGGAGCCTGCGGGGTCGCACGGCGTGTGGGGGCTAGACGATTACCATTTCCTGCCCTTTGTGTTCGGGGCTGCGCAGCTCATCGATCACAAGTACATGAAGCCCAAGTCCATCCACAACCCAGACATCTTGGAAAACTTCTCCAAGGAGTACATGTACCTGGCGTGTGTCATGTACGTTAAAAAGGTGAAGAAGGGGCCCTTCGCCGAGCATTCGCCCATGTTGGATGATATCAGCGGCGTGCCGCACTGGAAGAAGGTCAACAGTGGGCTGCTCAAGATGTACAAGGCTGAAGTGCTGGAGAAGGTGCCCATCATGCAGCATTTCCTCTTTGGGTCGCTCATCAAATG